Proteins co-encoded in one Populus trichocarpa isolate Nisqually-1 chromosome 10, P.trichocarpa_v4.1, whole genome shotgun sequence genomic window:
- the LOC7485864 gene encoding probable inactive DNA (cytosine-5)-methyltransferase DRM3 isoform X1: protein MEDPNRSRSSSDWNNNNKNLIKPKHEKLDFDLAFESLRSREVGDNVASSSRSYLRSFFTEMGYSPSLVNRVIEENGEDNVDLLLEILMECSGLQKPNSQSSDSLDCLFDDRGESSPPKYSTVTGVKEEPDVFDEVYDDKRVSLLKMNFPAKEVELAMDKLAILKTNQQKYSSSDSHIDLIMLQRTCLILMRRIKSVATVFSHLVAVCISICISTSMSDDMTKVCFKYHIEDVNDETLYGTMDKTLCLLNMGFSENEVSLAIDKFGSEVPVTELANAICAHQLGETYVIKKKYSENSTASCSSAAEDSRSFGVETENNTRHHSFSWVKSETEDCRRDAILQSRDMNTKETRKGKRPRQEHIEGYQEAQPRHDSLEENCAGEQPKQEYDYGSSSYFEHEWVEEKVNSDTTTFGMPKPFKCNPCKILDQIAAKPPYFFYGNVATASSDTWGKISQFLYGIEPEFVDTQFFSALSRREGYIHNLPTENRSHILPKPPITLEDLMPSTKKWWPSWDARKKMSCRNFDSSGSSQLCDMLGRMLDDSRGLLSAEQQRDLLRHCQALNLMWVGPNKLSPLESAHLEKILGYPLNHTLIADYPLTERMYSLRYSFQTDTLGYHLSVLKSIFPQGITVLSLFSGIGGAEITLHRLGIHLKGVVSVETSETNRRVLKRWWYSSGQTGRLEQIEDIRKLTSSTVERLVENFVCFDFVICQNSFTRPSKIPGVGSGLESQHFFDFTLFNEFVRVLQRVRSAIERKR, encoded by the exons ATG GAGGATCCAAATAGAAGCAGAAGCAGCAGCGATTGgaataacaacaacaagaatTTAATAAAGCCAAAGCATGAGAAATTGGATTTTGATTTGGCATTTGAGAGTCTGCGGTCAAGGGAAGTTGGG GATAATGTAGCAAGTTCATCTCGAAGCTATTTAAGATCATTTTTTACTGAAATGGGATACTCTCCGTCTCTTGTCAACAGAGTGATTGAGGAAAATG GTGAAGACAATGTCGACCTGTTATTGGAGATTCTCATGGAATGTTCT GGTCTTCAAAAGCCAAACTCTCAGTCATCAGATTCTTTAGATTGCTTGTTTGATGATAGGGGTGAAAGCAGCCCTCCAAAGTATTCCACAGTTACTGGAGTAAAAGAG GAGCCAGATGTGTTTGATGAAGTTTATGACGACAAAAGGGTGTCCTTGCTGAAGATGAATTTCCCAGCAAAGGAAGTTGAATTGGCAATGGATAAACTTG CAATTCTGAAAACCAACCAGCAAAAATATAGTTCATCTGACAGTCATATTGATCTCATAATGTTACAG AGGACATGCCTGATATTGATGCGGAGAATAAAGAG TGTTGCAACTGTGTTTTCTCATCTAGTGGCTGTATGCATATCTATATGTATTTCAACATCTATGTCAGATGACATGACAAAGGTATGCTTCAAGTACCACATTGag GATGTCAATGATGAAACCCTATATGGAACTATGGACAAAACACTCTGTTTGCTTAACATGGGTTTCTCtgaaaatgaagtttctttGGCTATTGATAAGTTTG GTTCAGAAGTTCCAGTTACAGAGCTTGCTAATGCAATTTGTGCACATCAACTTGGGGAAACCTATGTTATAAAGAAGAAG TATTCTGAGAATTCCACTGCAAGCTGCTCGAGTGCTGCAGAGGACAGTAGATCCTTTGGTGTGGAGACAGAAAATAACACAAGACATCACTCTTTCAGTTGGGTGAAGTCAGAAACTGAGGATTGTAGACGAGATGCTATTTTGCAGTCAAGAGATATGAACACCAAGGAAACTCGTAAAGGAAAACGGCCAAGACAAGAGCACATTGAAGGCTATCAAGAAGCTCAGCCTAGGCATGATAGCCTTGAGGAAAATTGTGCAGGTGAACAGCCAAAGCAGGAATATGACTATGGTTCAAGTTCTTATTTTGAACATGAGTGGGTAGAAGAAAAGGTTAACTCTGACACTACCACATTTGGAATGCCAAAGCCATTCAAATGTAATCCATGCAAGATTCTTGATCAAATTGCTGCTAAACCTCCGTATTTTTTCTATGGGAATGTTGCAACTGCATCTTCTGACACCTGGGGAAAAATATCTCAGTTCTTATATGGAATCGAGCCTGAATTTGTGGATACTCAGTTTTTCTCGGCATTGAGTAGGAGGGAAGGTTACATACACAATCTTCCTACTGAAAATAGGTCTCACATCCTTCCAAAGCCACCAATTACCTTGGAAGATCTGATGCCAAGTACAAAGAAATGGTGGCCATCATGGGATGCAAGGAAGAAGATGAGCTGCAGAAATTTTGATAGTAGTGGGTCGTCTCAGCTCTGTGATATGCTTGGGAGGATGCTGGATGATTCTCGTGGTTTGCTCTCAGCCGAACAGCAGAGAGACCTCCTTCGTCATTGCCAGGCATTAAATCTAATGTGGGTTGGCCCAAACAAGCTATCCCCCCTGGAATCAGCTCATTTAGAGAAAATTCTGGGGTATCCATTGAATCACACATTAATTGCAGATTATCCGTTGACAGAAAGGATGTACTCACTCAGATATAGCTTCCAGACCGATACTTTGGGGTACCATCTCTCGGTTTTGAAGTCAATTTTCCCACAGGGAATAACAGTGTTGTCACTTTTCAGTGGGATTGGTGGTGCAGAAATTACTTTACATCGTCTCGGCATTCATTTGAAAGGCGTGGTCTCTGTTGAAACTTCTGAAACAAATCGAAGGGTCTTAAAGAGGTGGTGGTACAGTAGTGGACAGACTGGACGATTGGAGCAAATAGAAGACATTCGGAAGCTAACAAGCAGTACAGTTGAGAgactggttgagaattttgtCTGTTTTGACTTCGTAATTTGTCAAAACTCTTTTACTCGGCCATCAAAAATTCCCGGAGTGGGTTCAGGTTTAGAAAGTCAACATTTTTTTGACTTCACGTTGTTCAATGAGTTTGTTCGTGTTTTGCAACGTGTAAGGAGTGCAATCGAAAGAAAGAGGTAG
- the LOC7485864 gene encoding probable inactive DNA (cytosine-5)-methyltransferase DRM3 isoform X5 has protein sequence MNFPAKEVELAMDKLAILKTNQQKYSSSDSHIDLIMLQRTCLILMRRIKSVATVFSHLVAVCISICISTSMSDDMTKVCFKYHIEDVNDETLYGTMDKTLCLLNMGFSENEVSLAIDKFGSEVPVTELANAICAHQLGETYVIKKKYSENSTASCSSAAEDSRSFGVETENNTRHHSFSWVKSETEDCRRDAILQSRDMNTKETRKGKRPRQEHIEGYQEAQPRHDSLEENCAGEQPKQEYDYGSSSYFEHEWVEEKVNSDTTTFGMPKPFKCNPCKILDQIAAKPPYFFYGNVATASSDTWGKISQFLYGIEPEFVDTQFFSALSRREGYIHNLPTENRSHILPKPPITLEDLMPSTKKWWPSWDARKKMSCRNFDSSGSSQLCDMLGRMLDDSRGLLSAEQQRDLLRHCQALNLMWVGPNKLSPLESAHLEKILGYPLNHTLIADYPLTERMYSLRYSFQTDTLGYHLSVLKSIFPQGITVLSLFSGIGGAEITLHRLGIHLKGVVSVETSETNRRVLKRWWYSSGQTGRLEQIEDIRKLTSSTVERLVENFVCFDFVICQNSFTRPSKIPGVGSGLESQHFFDFTLFNEFVRVLQRVRSAIERKR, from the exons ATGAATTTCCCAGCAAAGGAAGTTGAATTGGCAATGGATAAACTTG CAATTCTGAAAACCAACCAGCAAAAATATAGTTCATCTGACAGTCATATTGATCTCATAATGTTACAG AGGACATGCCTGATATTGATGCGGAGAATAAAGAG TGTTGCAACTGTGTTTTCTCATCTAGTGGCTGTATGCATATCTATATGTATTTCAACATCTATGTCAGATGACATGACAAAGGTATGCTTCAAGTACCACATTGag GATGTCAATGATGAAACCCTATATGGAACTATGGACAAAACACTCTGTTTGCTTAACATGGGTTTCTCtgaaaatgaagtttctttGGCTATTGATAAGTTTG GTTCAGAAGTTCCAGTTACAGAGCTTGCTAATGCAATTTGTGCACATCAACTTGGGGAAACCTATGTTATAAAGAAGAAG TATTCTGAGAATTCCACTGCAAGCTGCTCGAGTGCTGCAGAGGACAGTAGATCCTTTGGTGTGGAGACAGAAAATAACACAAGACATCACTCTTTCAGTTGGGTGAAGTCAGAAACTGAGGATTGTAGACGAGATGCTATTTTGCAGTCAAGAGATATGAACACCAAGGAAACTCGTAAAGGAAAACGGCCAAGACAAGAGCACATTGAAGGCTATCAAGAAGCTCAGCCTAGGCATGATAGCCTTGAGGAAAATTGTGCAGGTGAACAGCCAAAGCAGGAATATGACTATGGTTCAAGTTCTTATTTTGAACATGAGTGGGTAGAAGAAAAGGTTAACTCTGACACTACCACATTTGGAATGCCAAAGCCATTCAAATGTAATCCATGCAAGATTCTTGATCAAATTGCTGCTAAACCTCCGTATTTTTTCTATGGGAATGTTGCAACTGCATCTTCTGACACCTGGGGAAAAATATCTCAGTTCTTATATGGAATCGAGCCTGAATTTGTGGATACTCAGTTTTTCTCGGCATTGAGTAGGAGGGAAGGTTACATACACAATCTTCCTACTGAAAATAGGTCTCACATCCTTCCAAAGCCACCAATTACCTTGGAAGATCTGATGCCAAGTACAAAGAAATGGTGGCCATCATGGGATGCAAGGAAGAAGATGAGCTGCAGAAATTTTGATAGTAGTGGGTCGTCTCAGCTCTGTGATATGCTTGGGAGGATGCTGGATGATTCTCGTGGTTTGCTCTCAGCCGAACAGCAGAGAGACCTCCTTCGTCATTGCCAGGCATTAAATCTAATGTGGGTTGGCCCAAACAAGCTATCCCCCCTGGAATCAGCTCATTTAGAGAAAATTCTGGGGTATCCATTGAATCACACATTAATTGCAGATTATCCGTTGACAGAAAGGATGTACTCACTCAGATATAGCTTCCAGACCGATACTTTGGGGTACCATCTCTCGGTTTTGAAGTCAATTTTCCCACAGGGAATAACAGTGTTGTCACTTTTCAGTGGGATTGGTGGTGCAGAAATTACTTTACATCGTCTCGGCATTCATTTGAAAGGCGTGGTCTCTGTTGAAACTTCTGAAACAAATCGAAGGGTCTTAAAGAGGTGGTGGTACAGTAGTGGACAGACTGGACGATTGGAGCAAATAGAAGACATTCGGAAGCTAACAAGCAGTACAGTTGAGAgactggttgagaattttgtCTGTTTTGACTTCGTAATTTGTCAAAACTCTTTTACTCGGCCATCAAAAATTCCCGGAGTGGGTTCAGGTTTAGAAAGTCAACATTTTTTTGACTTCACGTTGTTCAATGAGTTTGTTCGTGTTTTGCAACGTGTAAGGAGTGCAATCGAAAGAAAGAGGTAG
- the LOC7485864 gene encoding probable inactive DNA (cytosine-5)-methyltransferase DRM3 isoform X2: MEDPNRSRSSSDWNNNNKNLIKPKHEKLDFDLAFESLRSREVGDNVASSSRSYLRSFFTEMGYSPSLVNRVIEENGEDNVDLLLEILMECSGLQKPNSQSSDSLDCLFDDRGESSPPKYSTVTGVKEEPDVFDEVYDDKRVSLLKMNFPAKEVELAMDKLAILKTNQQKYSSSDSHIDLIMLQRTCLILMRRIKSVATVFSHLVAVCISICISTSMSDDMTKDVNDETLYGTMDKTLCLLNMGFSENEVSLAIDKFGSEVPVTELANAICAHQLGETYVIKKKYSENSTASCSSAAEDSRSFGVETENNTRHHSFSWVKSETEDCRRDAILQSRDMNTKETRKGKRPRQEHIEGYQEAQPRHDSLEENCAGEQPKQEYDYGSSSYFEHEWVEEKVNSDTTTFGMPKPFKCNPCKILDQIAAKPPYFFYGNVATASSDTWGKISQFLYGIEPEFVDTQFFSALSRREGYIHNLPTENRSHILPKPPITLEDLMPSTKKWWPSWDARKKMSCRNFDSSGSSQLCDMLGRMLDDSRGLLSAEQQRDLLRHCQALNLMWVGPNKLSPLESAHLEKILGYPLNHTLIADYPLTERMYSLRYSFQTDTLGYHLSVLKSIFPQGITVLSLFSGIGGAEITLHRLGIHLKGVVSVETSETNRRVLKRWWYSSGQTGRLEQIEDIRKLTSSTVERLVENFVCFDFVICQNSFTRPSKIPGVGSGLESQHFFDFTLFNEFVRVLQRVRSAIERKR, translated from the exons ATG GAGGATCCAAATAGAAGCAGAAGCAGCAGCGATTGgaataacaacaacaagaatTTAATAAAGCCAAAGCATGAGAAATTGGATTTTGATTTGGCATTTGAGAGTCTGCGGTCAAGGGAAGTTGGG GATAATGTAGCAAGTTCATCTCGAAGCTATTTAAGATCATTTTTTACTGAAATGGGATACTCTCCGTCTCTTGTCAACAGAGTGATTGAGGAAAATG GTGAAGACAATGTCGACCTGTTATTGGAGATTCTCATGGAATGTTCT GGTCTTCAAAAGCCAAACTCTCAGTCATCAGATTCTTTAGATTGCTTGTTTGATGATAGGGGTGAAAGCAGCCCTCCAAAGTATTCCACAGTTACTGGAGTAAAAGAG GAGCCAGATGTGTTTGATGAAGTTTATGACGACAAAAGGGTGTCCTTGCTGAAGATGAATTTCCCAGCAAAGGAAGTTGAATTGGCAATGGATAAACTTG CAATTCTGAAAACCAACCAGCAAAAATATAGTTCATCTGACAGTCATATTGATCTCATAATGTTACAG AGGACATGCCTGATATTGATGCGGAGAATAAAGAG TGTTGCAACTGTGTTTTCTCATCTAGTGGCTGTATGCATATCTATATGTATTTCAACATCTATGTCAGATGACATGACAAAG GATGTCAATGATGAAACCCTATATGGAACTATGGACAAAACACTCTGTTTGCTTAACATGGGTTTCTCtgaaaatgaagtttctttGGCTATTGATAAGTTTG GTTCAGAAGTTCCAGTTACAGAGCTTGCTAATGCAATTTGTGCACATCAACTTGGGGAAACCTATGTTATAAAGAAGAAG TATTCTGAGAATTCCACTGCAAGCTGCTCGAGTGCTGCAGAGGACAGTAGATCCTTTGGTGTGGAGACAGAAAATAACACAAGACATCACTCTTTCAGTTGGGTGAAGTCAGAAACTGAGGATTGTAGACGAGATGCTATTTTGCAGTCAAGAGATATGAACACCAAGGAAACTCGTAAAGGAAAACGGCCAAGACAAGAGCACATTGAAGGCTATCAAGAAGCTCAGCCTAGGCATGATAGCCTTGAGGAAAATTGTGCAGGTGAACAGCCAAAGCAGGAATATGACTATGGTTCAAGTTCTTATTTTGAACATGAGTGGGTAGAAGAAAAGGTTAACTCTGACACTACCACATTTGGAATGCCAAAGCCATTCAAATGTAATCCATGCAAGATTCTTGATCAAATTGCTGCTAAACCTCCGTATTTTTTCTATGGGAATGTTGCAACTGCATCTTCTGACACCTGGGGAAAAATATCTCAGTTCTTATATGGAATCGAGCCTGAATTTGTGGATACTCAGTTTTTCTCGGCATTGAGTAGGAGGGAAGGTTACATACACAATCTTCCTACTGAAAATAGGTCTCACATCCTTCCAAAGCCACCAATTACCTTGGAAGATCTGATGCCAAGTACAAAGAAATGGTGGCCATCATGGGATGCAAGGAAGAAGATGAGCTGCAGAAATTTTGATAGTAGTGGGTCGTCTCAGCTCTGTGATATGCTTGGGAGGATGCTGGATGATTCTCGTGGTTTGCTCTCAGCCGAACAGCAGAGAGACCTCCTTCGTCATTGCCAGGCATTAAATCTAATGTGGGTTGGCCCAAACAAGCTATCCCCCCTGGAATCAGCTCATTTAGAGAAAATTCTGGGGTATCCATTGAATCACACATTAATTGCAGATTATCCGTTGACAGAAAGGATGTACTCACTCAGATATAGCTTCCAGACCGATACTTTGGGGTACCATCTCTCGGTTTTGAAGTCAATTTTCCCACAGGGAATAACAGTGTTGTCACTTTTCAGTGGGATTGGTGGTGCAGAAATTACTTTACATCGTCTCGGCATTCATTTGAAAGGCGTGGTCTCTGTTGAAACTTCTGAAACAAATCGAAGGGTCTTAAAGAGGTGGTGGTACAGTAGTGGACAGACTGGACGATTGGAGCAAATAGAAGACATTCGGAAGCTAACAAGCAGTACAGTTGAGAgactggttgagaattttgtCTGTTTTGACTTCGTAATTTGTCAAAACTCTTTTACTCGGCCATCAAAAATTCCCGGAGTGGGTTCAGGTTTAGAAAGTCAACATTTTTTTGACTTCACGTTGTTCAATGAGTTTGTTCGTGTTTTGCAACGTGTAAGGAGTGCAATCGAAAGAAAGAGGTAG
- the LOC7485864 gene encoding probable inactive DNA (cytosine-5)-methyltransferase DRM3 isoform X4, which produces MEDPNRSRSSSDWNNNNKNLIKPKHEKLDFDLAFESLRSREVGDNVASSSRSYLRSFFTEMGYSPSLVNRVIEENGEDNVDLLLEILMECSGLQKPNSQSSDSLDCLFDDRGESSPPKYSTVTGVKEEPDVFDEVYDDKRVSLLKMNFPAKEVELAMDKLEDMPDIDAENKEDVNDETLYGTMDKTLCLLNMGFSENEVSLAIDKFGSEVPVTELANAICAHQLGETYVIKKKYSENSTASCSSAAEDSRSFGVETENNTRHHSFSWVKSETEDCRRDAILQSRDMNTKETRKGKRPRQEHIEGYQEAQPRHDSLEENCAGEQPKQEYDYGSSSYFEHEWVEEKVNSDTTTFGMPKPFKCNPCKILDQIAAKPPYFFYGNVATASSDTWGKISQFLYGIEPEFVDTQFFSALSRREGYIHNLPTENRSHILPKPPITLEDLMPSTKKWWPSWDARKKMSCRNFDSSGSSQLCDMLGRMLDDSRGLLSAEQQRDLLRHCQALNLMWVGPNKLSPLESAHLEKILGYPLNHTLIADYPLTERMYSLRYSFQTDTLGYHLSVLKSIFPQGITVLSLFSGIGGAEITLHRLGIHLKGVVSVETSETNRRVLKRWWYSSGQTGRLEQIEDIRKLTSSTVERLVENFVCFDFVICQNSFTRPSKIPGVGSGLESQHFFDFTLFNEFVRVLQRVRSAIERKR; this is translated from the exons ATG GAGGATCCAAATAGAAGCAGAAGCAGCAGCGATTGgaataacaacaacaagaatTTAATAAAGCCAAAGCATGAGAAATTGGATTTTGATTTGGCATTTGAGAGTCTGCGGTCAAGGGAAGTTGGG GATAATGTAGCAAGTTCATCTCGAAGCTATTTAAGATCATTTTTTACTGAAATGGGATACTCTCCGTCTCTTGTCAACAGAGTGATTGAGGAAAATG GTGAAGACAATGTCGACCTGTTATTGGAGATTCTCATGGAATGTTCT GGTCTTCAAAAGCCAAACTCTCAGTCATCAGATTCTTTAGATTGCTTGTTTGATGATAGGGGTGAAAGCAGCCCTCCAAAGTATTCCACAGTTACTGGAGTAAAAGAG GAGCCAGATGTGTTTGATGAAGTTTATGACGACAAAAGGGTGTCCTTGCTGAAGATGAATTTCCCAGCAAAGGAAGTTGAATTGGCAATGGATAAACTTG AGGACATGCCTGATATTGATGCGGAGAATAAAGAG GATGTCAATGATGAAACCCTATATGGAACTATGGACAAAACACTCTGTTTGCTTAACATGGGTTTCTCtgaaaatgaagtttctttGGCTATTGATAAGTTTG GTTCAGAAGTTCCAGTTACAGAGCTTGCTAATGCAATTTGTGCACATCAACTTGGGGAAACCTATGTTATAAAGAAGAAG TATTCTGAGAATTCCACTGCAAGCTGCTCGAGTGCTGCAGAGGACAGTAGATCCTTTGGTGTGGAGACAGAAAATAACACAAGACATCACTCTTTCAGTTGGGTGAAGTCAGAAACTGAGGATTGTAGACGAGATGCTATTTTGCAGTCAAGAGATATGAACACCAAGGAAACTCGTAAAGGAAAACGGCCAAGACAAGAGCACATTGAAGGCTATCAAGAAGCTCAGCCTAGGCATGATAGCCTTGAGGAAAATTGTGCAGGTGAACAGCCAAAGCAGGAATATGACTATGGTTCAAGTTCTTATTTTGAACATGAGTGGGTAGAAGAAAAGGTTAACTCTGACACTACCACATTTGGAATGCCAAAGCCATTCAAATGTAATCCATGCAAGATTCTTGATCAAATTGCTGCTAAACCTCCGTATTTTTTCTATGGGAATGTTGCAACTGCATCTTCTGACACCTGGGGAAAAATATCTCAGTTCTTATATGGAATCGAGCCTGAATTTGTGGATACTCAGTTTTTCTCGGCATTGAGTAGGAGGGAAGGTTACATACACAATCTTCCTACTGAAAATAGGTCTCACATCCTTCCAAAGCCACCAATTACCTTGGAAGATCTGATGCCAAGTACAAAGAAATGGTGGCCATCATGGGATGCAAGGAAGAAGATGAGCTGCAGAAATTTTGATAGTAGTGGGTCGTCTCAGCTCTGTGATATGCTTGGGAGGATGCTGGATGATTCTCGTGGTTTGCTCTCAGCCGAACAGCAGAGAGACCTCCTTCGTCATTGCCAGGCATTAAATCTAATGTGGGTTGGCCCAAACAAGCTATCCCCCCTGGAATCAGCTCATTTAGAGAAAATTCTGGGGTATCCATTGAATCACACATTAATTGCAGATTATCCGTTGACAGAAAGGATGTACTCACTCAGATATAGCTTCCAGACCGATACTTTGGGGTACCATCTCTCGGTTTTGAAGTCAATTTTCCCACAGGGAATAACAGTGTTGTCACTTTTCAGTGGGATTGGTGGTGCAGAAATTACTTTACATCGTCTCGGCATTCATTTGAAAGGCGTGGTCTCTGTTGAAACTTCTGAAACAAATCGAAGGGTCTTAAAGAGGTGGTGGTACAGTAGTGGACAGACTGGACGATTGGAGCAAATAGAAGACATTCGGAAGCTAACAAGCAGTACAGTTGAGAgactggttgagaattttgtCTGTTTTGACTTCGTAATTTGTCAAAACTCTTTTACTCGGCCATCAAAAATTCCCGGAGTGGGTTCAGGTTTAGAAAGTCAACATTTTTTTGACTTCACGTTGTTCAATGAGTTTGTTCGTGTTTTGCAACGTGTAAGGAGTGCAATCGAAAGAAAGAGGTAG
- the LOC7485864 gene encoding probable inactive DNA (cytosine-5)-methyltransferase DRM3 isoform X3 — protein MEDPNRSRSSSDWNNNNKNLIKPKHEKLDFDLAFESLRSREVGDNVASSSRSYLRSFFTEMGYSPSLVNRVIEENGEDNVDLLLEILMECSGLQKPNSQSSDSLDCLFDDRGESSPPKYSTVTGVKEEPDVFDEVYDDKRVSLLKMNFPAKEVELAMDKLGENAPINEIIDFIIAAQIANNLDRETEDMPDIDAENKEDVNDETLYGTMDKTLCLLNMGFSENEVSLAIDKFGSEVPVTELANAICAHQLGETYVIKKKYSENSTASCSSAAEDSRSFGVETENNTRHHSFSWVKSETEDCRRDAILQSRDMNTKETRKGKRPRQEHIEGYQEAQPRHDSLEENCAGEQPKQEYDYGSSSYFEHEWVEEKVNSDTTTFGMPKPFKCNPCKILDQIAAKPPYFFYGNVATASSDTWGKISQFLYGIEPEFVDTQFFSALSRREGYIHNLPTENRSHILPKPPITLEDLMPSTKKWWPSWDARKKMSCRNFDSSGSSQLCDMLGRMLDDSRGLLSAEQQRDLLRHCQALNLMWVGPNKLSPLESAHLEKILGYPLNHTLIADYPLTERMYSLRYSFQTDTLGYHLSVLKSIFPQGITVLSLFSGIGGAEITLHRLGIHLKGVVSVETSETNRRVLKRWWYSSGQTGRLEQIEDIRKLTSSTVERLVENFVCFDFVICQNSFTRPSKIPGVGSGLESQHFFDFTLFNEFVRVLQRVRSAIERKR, from the exons ATG GAGGATCCAAATAGAAGCAGAAGCAGCAGCGATTGgaataacaacaacaagaatTTAATAAAGCCAAAGCATGAGAAATTGGATTTTGATTTGGCATTTGAGAGTCTGCGGTCAAGGGAAGTTGGG GATAATGTAGCAAGTTCATCTCGAAGCTATTTAAGATCATTTTTTACTGAAATGGGATACTCTCCGTCTCTTGTCAACAGAGTGATTGAGGAAAATG GTGAAGACAATGTCGACCTGTTATTGGAGATTCTCATGGAATGTTCT GGTCTTCAAAAGCCAAACTCTCAGTCATCAGATTCTTTAGATTGCTTGTTTGATGATAGGGGTGAAAGCAGCCCTCCAAAGTATTCCACAGTTACTGGAGTAAAAGAG GAGCCAGATGTGTTTGATGAAGTTTATGACGACAAAAGGGTGTCCTTGCTGAAGATGAATTTCCCAGCAAAGGAAGTTGAATTGGCAATGGATAAACTTG GTGAGAATGCTCCCATCAATGAAATAATTGACTTTATCATTGCTGCCCAGATAGCTAACAATCTTGACAGGGAAACAGAGGACATGCCTGATATTGATGCGGAGAATAAAGAG GATGTCAATGATGAAACCCTATATGGAACTATGGACAAAACACTCTGTTTGCTTAACATGGGTTTCTCtgaaaatgaagtttctttGGCTATTGATAAGTTTG GTTCAGAAGTTCCAGTTACAGAGCTTGCTAATGCAATTTGTGCACATCAACTTGGGGAAACCTATGTTATAAAGAAGAAG TATTCTGAGAATTCCACTGCAAGCTGCTCGAGTGCTGCAGAGGACAGTAGATCCTTTGGTGTGGAGACAGAAAATAACACAAGACATCACTCTTTCAGTTGGGTGAAGTCAGAAACTGAGGATTGTAGACGAGATGCTATTTTGCAGTCAAGAGATATGAACACCAAGGAAACTCGTAAAGGAAAACGGCCAAGACAAGAGCACATTGAAGGCTATCAAGAAGCTCAGCCTAGGCATGATAGCCTTGAGGAAAATTGTGCAGGTGAACAGCCAAAGCAGGAATATGACTATGGTTCAAGTTCTTATTTTGAACATGAGTGGGTAGAAGAAAAGGTTAACTCTGACACTACCACATTTGGAATGCCAAAGCCATTCAAATGTAATCCATGCAAGATTCTTGATCAAATTGCTGCTAAACCTCCGTATTTTTTCTATGGGAATGTTGCAACTGCATCTTCTGACACCTGGGGAAAAATATCTCAGTTCTTATATGGAATCGAGCCTGAATTTGTGGATACTCAGTTTTTCTCGGCATTGAGTAGGAGGGAAGGTTACATACACAATCTTCCTACTGAAAATAGGTCTCACATCCTTCCAAAGCCACCAATTACCTTGGAAGATCTGATGCCAAGTACAAAGAAATGGTGGCCATCATGGGATGCAAGGAAGAAGATGAGCTGCAGAAATTTTGATAGTAGTGGGTCGTCTCAGCTCTGTGATATGCTTGGGAGGATGCTGGATGATTCTCGTGGTTTGCTCTCAGCCGAACAGCAGAGAGACCTCCTTCGTCATTGCCAGGCATTAAATCTAATGTGGGTTGGCCCAAACAAGCTATCCCCCCTGGAATCAGCTCATTTAGAGAAAATTCTGGGGTATCCATTGAATCACACATTAATTGCAGATTATCCGTTGACAGAAAGGATGTACTCACTCAGATATAGCTTCCAGACCGATACTTTGGGGTACCATCTCTCGGTTTTGAAGTCAATTTTCCCACAGGGAATAACAGTGTTGTCACTTTTCAGTGGGATTGGTGGTGCAGAAATTACTTTACATCGTCTCGGCATTCATTTGAAAGGCGTGGTCTCTGTTGAAACTTCTGAAACAAATCGAAGGGTCTTAAAGAGGTGGTGGTACAGTAGTGGACAGACTGGACGATTGGAGCAAATAGAAGACATTCGGAAGCTAACAAGCAGTACAGTTGAGAgactggttgagaattttgtCTGTTTTGACTTCGTAATTTGTCAAAACTCTTTTACTCGGCCATCAAAAATTCCCGGAGTGGGTTCAGGTTTAGAAAGTCAACATTTTTTTGACTTCACGTTGTTCAATGAGTTTGTTCGTGTTTTGCAACGTGTAAGGAGTGCAATCGAAAGAAAGAGGTAG